One window of the Pseudomonas lurida genome contains the following:
- a CDS encoding histone-like nucleoid-structuring protein, MvaT/MvaU family, with amino-acid sequence MSRLVEYRKLEQQLAAQLAELESMKSDSGLKKEIEFEKKLRALLGEYSFSLKDVINILDPQAGRRVAVAKPVTATRKARQLKMYKNPHTGEVVETKGGNHKTLKVWKSEHGSDTVESWLSK; translated from the coding sequence ATGTCTCGTCTAGTGGAATACCGTAAGCTCGAGCAACAACTGGCGGCTCAGCTCGCAGAGCTTGAGTCCATGAAAAGCGATTCTGGTCTGAAAAAGGAAATCGAATTCGAGAAAAAACTCCGCGCTCTGTTGGGGGAGTACAGTTTTAGCTTGAAAGACGTAATCAATATCCTTGACCCTCAAGCTGGTCGCCGTGTAGCAGTAGCCAAGCCGGTAACGGCTACCCGTAAAGCACGTCAGCTGAAGATGTACAAGAACCCTCACACGGGCGAAGTGGTGGAGACCAAGGGCGGCAACCACAAGACCTTGAAGGTATGGAAATCCGAGCACGGTTCAGACACCGTTGAGTCCTGGCTGTCGAAGTGA
- a CDS encoding SLATT domain-containing protein — MSADLELPENAELLLKKWYTRCSTVAVGHYKTADFYSKANMRLTVTAAVLSTIIGTTVFATLEEQSGFFLKICLGFLSLAAAVLAALSVTMGYQNKGEKHRTAGSKYNSAGRELEQLGTNTSVTQELLDKIRTRLDAIAEESPHLPRWVHNEIADPSQLSKWNN, encoded by the coding sequence ATGTCAGCAGACCTTGAACTTCCAGAAAACGCCGAACTACTACTGAAAAAATGGTACACACGCTGCAGCACCGTTGCGGTCGGACATTACAAAACTGCTGATTTCTACTCGAAAGCGAACATGAGACTAACAGTCACAGCAGCAGTACTATCGACCATAATCGGTACGACCGTGTTCGCTACGCTAGAGGAGCAATCAGGGTTTTTCTTGAAAATTTGCCTAGGCTTTTTAAGCTTGGCAGCGGCGGTGCTAGCCGCTTTGTCGGTAACAATGGGCTATCAGAATAAGGGGGAGAAGCATAGAACTGCCGGCTCAAAGTACAACTCGGCGGGCAGAGAGCTTGAGCAACTCGGCACGAACACTTCAGTGACACAAGAATTACTGGACAAAATACGGACTAGGCTTGATGCAATAGCTGAAGAGTCTCCCCACCTACCTCGCTGGGTCCATAATGAAATAGCAGACCCTAGTCAGCTATCAAAATGGAATAACTGA
- a CDS encoding CCDC90 family protein, with product MKLSLALYDALTSISVPNNKAKAVVEAWEDDVKHFASKSDLERTESHLEGSISGLRTDLTALIKEQGADLRTLIERQASQFHGAVSKLESNITVLRWQFWLLVICFGFPILKNLYEVYGKVIAS from the coding sequence ATGAAACTATCGCTAGCCCTTTATGACGCACTGACTTCTATCAGTGTGCCTAATAACAAAGCTAAAGCTGTTGTAGAGGCTTGGGAGGATGACGTGAAACATTTCGCATCAAAATCTGACTTAGAGCGGACCGAATCGCATCTTGAGGGCTCAATCTCAGGACTTCGTACCGATCTCACGGCACTTATAAAAGAGCAAGGTGCAGATCTACGTACATTGATCGAACGGCAAGCAAGCCAATTCCACGGTGCCGTTTCAAAGCTTGAGTCAAACATCACCGTACTTCGCTGGCAGTTTTGGCTCTTGGTAATTTGCTTCGGCTTCCCCATCCTAAAAAATCTTTATGAGGTTTACGGAAAAGTCATTGCGTCCTGA
- a CDS encoding plasmid related protein: MMMTNGVHSLIEQGLLDVHPHLNRHLVGDWGDLCDQDKLSNEQALQYGERLFSSYEIEAGQERKLWIITERDRSVTTLLLPSEY; the protein is encoded by the coding sequence ATGATGATGACCAATGGCGTGCATTCGCTCATCGAACAAGGACTGTTGGATGTGCATCCTCATCTCAACCGTCACCTTGTCGGTGATTGGGGGGATTTGTGCGACCAAGACAAGCTGAGCAATGAGCAGGCACTGCAGTACGGTGAACGCTTGTTCTCGTCCTACGAGATTGAAGCAGGGCAGGAAAGAAAGCTCTGGATCATCACAGAGAGGGACAGAAGCGTCACCACCTTGCTTCTACCTTCCGAGTACTGA
- a CDS encoding HNH endonuclease, whose translation MQQQICLAVRKLSVPTLLAKSRSYAYYRQDGRCFYCDYPMWVSSAPRYAKLYGCSIAQAELMKCTAEHLVAKQDAGNDRGSNIAAACKVCNQRRHNRKHPSTPQTYQEMVQRKLRNGGWHPFQIAGL comes from the coding sequence ATGCAGCAACAGATTTGCCTCGCCGTCAGGAAGCTATCGGTGCCCACATTACTTGCCAAATCTCGCTCGTATGCGTACTACCGCCAGGATGGTCGCTGTTTCTATTGCGACTATCCAATGTGGGTTAGCTCAGCACCTCGCTACGCAAAGCTGTACGGCTGCTCAATCGCGCAGGCCGAGCTCATGAAGTGCACAGCCGAGCACCTCGTGGCAAAACAGGACGCCGGTAACGATCGTGGTTCAAACATCGCCGCCGCCTGCAAAGTGTGCAACCAGCGCCGACACAACAGAAAGCATCCATCCACCCCTCAGACCTATCAAGAAATGGTGCAACGTAAGCTGAGAAACGGCGGTTGGCATCCCTTTCAAATAGCAGGTTTGTAA